TCGCTAATTGATCAATTGGTTTCCCGTTCGAAAATTCTGTCCTAATCATGGCATTCCGCTGATCTATCGCTTTCCTACCTCCCGACTTCGCTCCCCATTTACAATACGATCCAGGTTGCTTCGGGATATAGAGAGACGCACCTTGAATATACTTCTGAATTTCCAACACTAATTTTTCCGGTAAAAGCTCTGTTGCTTTCACTTGCTTCATAACCGCCCGCTCCTTAGTCTTTTATTTTTATCCAAAGATTAAGGGCAAAGCCGAGTATATTATGTCACATAGTCTTTAACGAAGACGAAAAATCCACACATCCATACA
The DNA window shown above is from Salipaludibacillus agaradhaerens and carries:
- a CDS encoding CD3324 family protein; its protein translation is MKQVKATELLPEKLVLEIQKYIQGASLYIPKQPGSYCKWGAKSGGRKAIDQRNAMIRTEFSNGKPIDQLANEYFLATETIKKIVYSKTR